The following are from one region of the Eubacterium sp. MSJ-33 genome:
- a CDS encoding indolepyruvate oxidoreductase subunit beta has translation METKNIMIVGVGGQGTLLASKILGHVLLSQNFDVKVSEVHGMSQRGGSVVTYVRYGEKVYSPVIDKGEADAIVAFEKLEAARWISYLKKGGQIIVNTQEVEPMPVITGAAEYPQELVSKMEAAGANVDAKDFLAIAEEAGSAKAVNIALMGRLSKYFPEIPEHAWEEAIDAIVAEKFRALNHKAFELGRNA, from the coding sequence ATGGAAACAAAGAATATTATGATCGTCGGTGTCGGCGGACAGGGTACGTTGCTTGCCAGCAAGATTTTAGGACATGTGCTGCTTTCACAGAATTTTGATGTGAAGGTTTCTGAGGTGCATGGAATGAGCCAGCGCGGTGGAAGCGTTGTCACATATGTAAGATATGGTGAGAAGGTGTATTCACCGGTGATTGACAAGGGTGAAGCAGATGCGATTGTCGCATTTGAGAAGCTTGAAGCTGCAAGATGGATTTCTTACCTGAAGAAGGGCGGACAGATCATCGTGAATACACAGGAGGTAGAACCGATGCCGGTTATCACAGGTGCTGCGGAGTATCCGCAGGAGCTTGTTTCTAAGATGGAGGCAGCCGGTGCGAATGTCGATGCGAAGGATTTCCTTGCTATCGCAGAGGAGGCGGGTTCTGCCAAGGCGGTAAATATCGCACTCATGGGAAGACTCTCCAAGTATTTCCCGGAGATTCCGGAGCATGCATGGGAAGAAGCAATCGACGCAATCGTTGCGGAGAAGTTCCGTGCTTTAAACCACAAAGCATTTGAACTTGGAAGAAATGCATAG
- a CDS encoding ATP-binding response regulator gives MGDFKMDEKGDLKEVLKNKLNRAIASMCDEWLLIEEIDLKADTFEILHDNLYERGIPIPRDCSYSQQIQEMQELVAPEYQEYWYQFREICNLQKRLKLSDTTECEYMLCTGENVWSRDIFKVVEWDGDKPWIINWFHASIDKKKSAELKQRQAIREAYLQSEQAYVIKNMYLKRLNEELQIPINMIVGNAAVARTFVTKPERVTECIEEISLSAKSIFRMVRQMINTDAIQEGTLMLDMRQASLDNLWRNTLDIVRPSMRIRRHMLHLDMAQLYHHVVIGDAEKMQQILLNLLQNAIDYTPYGGEIFCGIKEKPLNDTAGYYEFYVQDNGVGMSDEFREIMFEPFAREHSGKIERVEGSGLGLMIVQNLVRMLDGEIDVETRSGCGTKITVGMKLQYGTETKDGIATDQYFDWEEWEPSFSQDPCLIGKRVLVVDDNDITAAIEEQILTERGLLVERALNGEDAISMFEQSPLHYYNLILMDMGLPYMDGYAATMGIRQLREDGKVVPVIALTSRLHAEDKFRGEKYGMKARLQKPVSTRKLIEAVREFIEK, from the coding sequence ATGGGGGATTTTAAAATGGACGAAAAAGGGGATTTGAAAGAAGTATTAAAGAACAAATTGAACCGAGCCATTGCATCGATGTGTGACGAATGGCTGTTGATTGAGGAGATTGACCTCAAGGCAGATACATTTGAGATTCTGCATGACAATCTGTATGAGAGGGGAATTCCGATTCCAAGAGATTGTAGCTATAGTCAGCAGATTCAGGAGATGCAGGAGCTGGTTGCTCCGGAGTACCAGGAGTATTGGTATCAATTTAGAGAAATTTGCAATCTGCAGAAACGGTTGAAATTAAGTGATACAACCGAATGTGAATATATGCTCTGCACCGGGGAAAATGTATGGAGCAGAGATATATTTAAGGTGGTCGAATGGGATGGAGACAAACCGTGGATTATAAATTGGTTTCACGCAAGCATAGATAAGAAGAAATCTGCAGAGTTGAAACAGCGACAGGCAATCCGGGAAGCATATCTGCAAAGTGAGCAGGCGTATGTAATCAAGAATATGTATCTGAAACGTCTGAATGAGGAGTTACAGATTCCAATTAACATGATCGTAGGAAATGCTGCGGTTGCGCGAACATTTGTGACGAAACCGGAGAGGGTAACCGAGTGTATCGAGGAAATCTCTCTGTCTGCAAAGTCAATCTTTCGTATGGTGCGTCAGATGATTAACACAGATGCAATACAGGAAGGAACGCTTATGCTGGATATGCGTCAGGCTTCTCTTGATAATCTATGGAGGAATACGTTGGATATTGTCCGGCCATCTATGCGGATCCGGAGACATATGCTGCATCTGGATATGGCACAGCTATATCATCATGTTGTAATTGGTGATGCTGAGAAAATGCAGCAGATATTATTGAATCTGTTACAGAATGCGATAGATTATACACCATATGGTGGAGAGATATTTTGCGGAATCAAAGAGAAACCATTAAATGACACGGCAGGGTATTATGAGTTTTATGTGCAGGATAATGGTGTTGGGATGTCTGATGAATTTCGTGAGATTATGTTTGAGCCATTTGCAAGGGAACATTCGGGGAAGATTGAACGTGTGGAAGGATCTGGATTGGGTCTTATGATTGTTCAGAATCTGGTGCGCATGCTGGATGGCGAGATTGATGTAGAGACCCGGAGCGGCTGTGGAACCAAGATTACAGTCGGAATGAAGCTGCAATATGGAACAGAGACGAAGGATGGAATTGCAACGGATCAGTATTTTGATTGGGAGGAATGGGAGCCTTCTTTTTCACAGGACCCGTGTTTGATTGGAAAGCGGGTATTGGTTGTGGATGATAATGATATTACAGCGGCAATCGAGGAGCAGATTCTGACAGAACGGGGATTGCTTGTAGAGCGTGCGTTGAATGGCGAGGATGCAATTAGTATGTTTGAGCAGTCGCCACTGCATTATTATAACCTGATTTTGATGGATATGGGATTGCCATATATGGATGGCTATGCTGCAACGATGGGAATCAGGCAGCTCCGTGAAGATGGAAAAGTTGTTCCGGTCATTGCACTTACATCGCGGTTACATGCAGAAGATAAGTTTCGTGGAGAAAAATATGGAATGAAAGCAAGGCTTCAAAAACCAGTCAGCACAAGAAAGCTGATTGAAGCTGTGCGTGAATTTATAGAAAAATAA
- the iorA gene encoding indolepyruvate ferredoxin oxidoreductase subunit alpha — MKELMLGNKALARGLYEAGCKVISSYPGTPSTEITEEAALYDEIYCEWAPNEKVAMEVAHGASLGGVRSATAMKHVGLNVAADPLFTISYQGLNAGLVVCVADDPGMHSSQNEQDSRHYAEAAKVPMLEPSDSEEARVFAKRAYELSEQFNTPVFIKMCTRVAHSQSVVNTEERIVPEQVPYKKDPAKVMMTKNSRDAHVRVEQRTKDLIAFAEDCDLNRVEMGDTSIGFITSSTSYQYAKEVYGDNASYLKLGMIWPLPEKLILDFAEHVDKVVVLEELDPFIENHCRKLGLEVVGKETFPICGEFSQNLVRTALGGAAPDELAIADEIPGRPPVMCAGCPHRGIFYILSKLKCMVYGDIGCYTLGAVAPLNAMDLNVCMGASCSGLHGFNKAMGEQGEKMSVGVIGDSTFIHSGITGITDIAYNMSNSTVIILDNSITGMTGHQQNPTTGKNLRGEPAGKVNLEALCAALGFNRVTVVDPYDLAEVERVVKEELAAEEPSIIISRRPCVMIKGTVHKPPIKVDTDKCVGCKMCMKIGCPAISVRDNKAVIDTTLCIGCEVCTQMCKFGALCPTAKEGR, encoded by the coding sequence ATGAAAGAATTGATGTTGGGAAACAAGGCGCTTGCGCGCGGGCTGTACGAAGCCGGATGCAAAGTGATTTCCAGTTATCCTGGTACGCCGAGTACAGAGATCACCGAGGAAGCAGCCCTGTATGATGAAATCTATTGTGAGTGGGCACCGAATGAGAAGGTGGCTATGGAAGTGGCACATGGCGCGAGTCTGGGTGGAGTCAGAAGCGCAACGGCGATGAAGCATGTTGGATTGAATGTGGCAGCAGATCCGCTCTTTACAATCTCTTATCAGGGTTTAAATGCCGGTCTGGTTGTCTGTGTAGCAGATGATCCGGGTATGCATTCTTCCCAGAATGAGCAGGATTCCAGACACTATGCAGAAGCAGCGAAGGTGCCGATGTTAGAACCGTCAGATTCGGAGGAGGCACGTGTATTTGCGAAGCGTGCGTATGAGTTATCGGAGCAGTTTAATACACCGGTATTTATCAAGATGTGCACACGTGTGGCACATTCCCAGAGTGTTGTAAATACAGAGGAGCGAATCGTTCCAGAGCAGGTCCCTTATAAGAAGGATCCGGCGAAGGTTATGATGACGAAGAATTCCCGCGACGCACATGTGCGCGTGGAGCAGCGGACGAAGGATCTGATCGCATTTGCGGAGGATTGTGACTTAAATCGCGTGGAGATGGGCGATACATCAATCGGATTTATCACAAGCTCCACATCCTATCAGTACGCGAAGGAAGTATATGGGGATAATGCAAGCTACCTGAAGCTCGGCATGATCTGGCCGCTTCCGGAGAAGCTGATCTTAGATTTCGCAGAGCATGTGGATAAGGTTGTAGTCTTAGAGGAGTTAGATCCATTTATCGAGAATCACTGCAGAAAGCTTGGCTTAGAGGTTGTCGGCAAAGAGACATTCCCAATCTGTGGCGAATTCTCACAGAATCTGGTACGTACGGCACTTGGCGGAGCCGCACCGGATGAACTGGCGATTGCCGATGAGATTCCGGGACGTCCGCCTGTGATGTGTGCGGGCTGTCCACACCGCGGAATCTTCTATATCCTTTCGAAATTAAAGTGCATGGTCTATGGAGATATCGGATGTTACACATTGGGCGCTGTGGCACCGTTAAATGCAATGGACTTAAATGTCTGCATGGGTGCATCGTGCTCCGGTCTGCATGGCTTTAATAAAGCGATGGGCGAACAGGGCGAAAAGATGAGCGTCGGTGTAATCGGTGATTCGACCTTTATCCATTCCGGTATTACAGGTATTACAGATATCGCCTACAACATGAGCAATTCGACCGTGATCATCCTGGATAATTCAATCACAGGTATGACCGGACATCAGCAGAATCCGACAACCGGTAAGAACCTGCGTGGCGAACCAGCAGGTAAGGTGAATCTCGAAGCACTTTGTGCAGCACTTGGATTTAATCGTGTCACAGTTGTCGATCCGTACGATCTTGCCGAAGTGGAGCGTGTTGTGAAGGAAGAACTTGCCGCGGAAGAGCCGAGTATCATTATCAGCCGCCGTCCATGTGTTATGATTAAGGGTACAGTACATAAGCCGCCAATCAAGGTGGATACCGATAAATGTGTTGGTTGTAAGATGTGTATGAAGATTGGATGTCCTGCGATTTCCGTGCGGGATAACAAGGCAGTGATCGATACAACGTTGTGTATCGGTTGTGAAGTATGTACACAGATGTGTAAATTCGGCGCATTGTGTCCGACAGCAAAGGAGGGCAGGTAA
- a CDS encoding cobyric acid synthase, whose amino-acid sequence MAKSIMIQGTMSNAGKSLIAAGLCRIFKQDGYKVAPFKSQNMALNSYVTNEGLEMGRAQVVQAMAAGVEPSVRMNPILLKPTTDMGSQVIVQGQVVGNMRAMDYFAKKKEYIPVIRESYEQLAADHDIIVIEGAGSPAEINLKQDDIVNMGMARIADAPVLLVADIDRGGVFAQLIGTVMLLEPEEQARIKGLIVNKFRGDKKILDPGITMLEERAGKPVLGVVPYADVDIEDEDSLASSLAETHVQAEIDVAVIRFPRISNFTDMQALSMERDVSVRYVTKPSELGEPDAILLPGTKNTIQDLLWLRESGLEAKITRLAKKGTIVFGICGGYQMLGGLLMDPFQTESALGSVRGMGLLPVTTVFEEEKKLENRIYRIGMLEGDFASLSGKKVVGYEIHMGRTEAAGSDASSQQFDTKTFGDNSVCTRKAINKISPFVQDSTGNLLGCTAGTVAGSYIHGIFDEVDFREAFINLLYARKGKIRGESENLTLQEYREQQFDKLAQILRESLDMEKIYEILGLCK is encoded by the coding sequence ATGGCAAAATCAATTATGATCCAGGGCACGATGTCCAATGCCGGTAAATCCCTTATCGCGGCAGGACTTTGCCGTATATTTAAACAGGATGGTTACAAGGTTGCCCCATTCAAATCCCAGAACATGGCATTAAACTCTTATGTGACAAATGAGGGGCTGGAGATGGGACGTGCGCAGGTTGTACAGGCGATGGCGGCAGGCGTGGAACCGTCTGTGCGGATGAACCCGATCCTGCTTAAGCCGACGACCGATATGGGCTCACAGGTGATCGTGCAGGGACAGGTTGTTGGAAATATGCGTGCGATGGATTATTTTGCAAAGAAAAAAGAATATATTCCGGTAATCAGGGAAAGCTATGAGCAGCTTGCGGCAGATCACGATATCATTGTGATTGAAGGTGCGGGAAGTCCGGCGGAGATCAATCTGAAACAGGATGATATCGTGAATATGGGAATGGCAAGGATTGCAGATGCACCTGTGCTTTTGGTTGCTGACATCGATCGGGGGGGTGTATTTGCACAGTTAATCGGGACAGTGATGCTCTTGGAGCCCGAAGAACAGGCACGGATCAAGGGATTGATCGTAAACAAATTCCGGGGTGATAAGAAGATATTGGATCCGGGTATTACGATGTTGGAAGAACGTGCAGGAAAGCCGGTACTCGGTGTGGTGCCATATGCAGATGTCGACATCGAGGATGAAGATTCTCTTGCATCGAGCCTCGCGGAGACGCATGTACAGGCAGAAATCGATGTAGCTGTGATCCGGTTTCCACGTATTTCGAATTTTACAGATATGCAGGCACTCAGCATGGAACGGGATGTGTCGGTGCGTTATGTGACAAAGCCGTCAGAACTTGGAGAACCCGATGCAATTTTACTTCCGGGTACCAAGAACACGATTCAGGATCTTCTGTGGCTGCGGGAGAGTGGACTCGAAGCGAAGATTACGCGATTAGCAAAAAAGGGTACGATCGTGTTTGGTATCTGCGGAGGATATCAAATGCTTGGTGGGCTGCTGATGGATCCGTTTCAGACGGAGAGTGCACTTGGAAGTGTGCGGGGCATGGGATTGCTTCCGGTTACAACGGTGTTCGAAGAAGAAAAAAAGCTGGAGAACCGCATATACCGGATAGGAATGCTGGAAGGAGATTTTGCATCACTTAGCGGGAAAAAAGTTGTTGGGTATGAGATACACATGGGGCGGACGGAAGCTGCCGGCAGCGATGCTTCATCACAACAATTTGATACGAAAACGTTTGGCGATAATTCTGTATGCACAAGGAAAGCTATAAATAAAATTTCCCCTTTTGTTCAGGATTCAACAGGAAATCTGCTTGGTTGCACGGCAGGAACTGTAGCAGGCAGTTATATTCATGGAATCTTCGATGAGGTGGATTTTCGGGAAGCTTTTATCAATCTGCTGTATGCGCGGAAAGGGAAAATACGGGGAGAAAGTGAGAATTTGACGTTGCAGGAATACCGGGAACAGCAGTTTGACAAGCTGGCACAGATTCTGCGGGAAAGCCTGGATATGGAGAAAATCTACGAAATTCTGGGACTTTGTAAATGA
- a CDS encoding serine/threonine protein kinase: MEAHLLPSGTYLEQNKYYIDRVLGDGGFGITYLGFDVKLQRKVAIKEFYMRGYCYRNPGDPNVYTYEGEKGAAFERMKQQYIEEGRVLAVLGEQPGVVNIYTFIEENNTAYLVMDFVEGQSLDAYVKSHGGQLSVSETLAIMRPVIRALAGVHKRGVIHRDISPDNIMITQDRKVKLIDFGAARQYGSYNSNKVQKGGFSPIEQVTTQGQVGPYSDVYALCATMYSCMTGRKLPLATERVRQDGLAKPSAIGIAITPQVEAVLMQGLAMDSAQRFANAECLYRALYEDLTQESRNTYDVIHSGISHMLSDMHTEQKKRVHRKKQVGISFGIVLLLCIGVIVYFQKWQNRDMASAATEATMQQNIQTEIDASLVEQVDCTAYAQEFYELCAKQHEAKGNMLTQRDEFTDAAKETAAKSAALEYDGIDELNAALTEIGSQAAAAYKIPNTGWVTYTFSLEEDVTTVKQTLDTYIAQMNTENQGTVNLDNCTYLGVSVARAEDGTFFWAVFYQ; this comes from the coding sequence ATGGAAGCACATCTGTTACCTTCGGGAACGTATTTGGAACAGAACAAATATTATATTGACCGGGTATTGGGAGACGGTGGATTCGGAATTACATATCTTGGCTTTGATGTGAAGCTGCAGAGGAAGGTAGCAATCAAAGAATTCTATATGCGTGGGTACTGTTACCGGAACCCAGGAGATCCGAATGTCTACACCTATGAAGGCGAAAAGGGTGCAGCGTTCGAGCGGATGAAACAGCAGTATATCGAAGAAGGCCGTGTGCTCGCTGTCCTGGGAGAACAGCCGGGTGTGGTCAACATCTATACATTTATAGAGGAGAATAACACGGCATATCTTGTTATGGACTTCGTGGAAGGACAATCACTGGATGCATATGTGAAAAGCCATGGTGGACAGTTATCAGTTTCGGAAACACTGGCAATCATGCGCCCGGTGATTCGCGCTTTGGCAGGGGTTCATAAGCGCGGGGTTATACATCGGGATATCAGTCCGGACAATATTATGATTACACAGGATCGCAAAGTGAAGCTGATCGATTTTGGAGCGGCAAGACAATATGGCAGTTACAATTCTAACAAGGTGCAAAAGGGTGGATTTTCACCGATTGAACAGGTGACAACACAGGGGCAGGTTGGACCGTACTCTGATGTCTATGCGCTTTGTGCAACGATGTACAGCTGTATGACAGGCAGGAAGCTGCCATTGGCAACTGAGCGGGTGCGGCAGGATGGATTGGCAAAACCATCTGCAATCGGGATTGCGATTACGCCACAGGTAGAAGCTGTTTTAATGCAGGGACTTGCAATGGATTCGGCACAGCGTTTTGCAAATGCGGAATGTCTGTATCGGGCTTTATATGAGGATTTGACACAGGAGTCGCGGAATACATATGATGTGATACATAGTGGTATATCCCATATGTTGTCGGATATGCACACGGAACAGAAAAAAAGGGTACATAGAAAGAAGCAGGTTGGGATAAGCTTTGGTATTGTACTGCTGCTATGTATCGGTGTAATTGTATATTTTCAGAAGTGGCAAAACAGAGATATGGCATCTGCTGCAACAGAAGCAACGATGCAACAGAACATACAGACGGAGATTGATGCGAGTCTGGTGGAGCAGGTCGATTGTACTGCGTATGCACAGGAGTTTTATGAGTTATGTGCGAAGCAGCATGAAGCAAAGGGAAACATGCTTACACAGAGAGACGAATTTACAGATGCGGCAAAAGAGACAGCGGCAAAAAGCGCGGCATTGGAATATGACGGCATAGATGAATTAAATGCCGCATTAACAGAGATTGGCAGTCAGGCGGCTGCTGCTTACAAGATACCGAATACCGGTTGGGTAACTTATACATTTTCACTGGAAGAAGATGTGACCACGGTAAAACAGACATTGGATACTTATATTGCACAGATGAACACAGAAAATCAGGGGACAGTGAATCTGGATAATTGTACCTATCTTGGCGTCAGTGTTGCACGCGCGGAGGATGGCACATTTTTCTGGGCAGTATTTTATCAATAA
- a CDS encoding class I adenylate-forming enzyme family protein codes for MPVTEYLERNARLYPDEVALVELNPDEPDTRRTSWKEFELIQPSRFEPYRREITWSVFDEKANRFANMLIGRGIKKGDKVAILMYNCLEWLPIYFGVLKTGAIAVPFNFRYDAEEILYCAELAEVDMIVFGPAFIGRIETNAERLSKGRLLIYVGDNCPEFAESYHQLVADCSSHAPNVEITDDDFGAIYFSSGTTGFPKAILHKHQSLTQAAQMEQKHHGTSRDDTFLCIPPLYHTGAKFHWMGSLVAGSKAVLLKGTKPETILSAVSSEHCTIVWLLVPWAQDILDALDRGDLKLEDYELSQWRLMHIGAQPVPPSLIKRWKEYFPHHQYDTNYGLSESTGPGCVHLGVENIHKVGAIGVPGYRWECKIVDENGVTVPQGEVGELCVKGPGVMTCYYRNEEATAETIKDGWLFTGDMARQDEDGFYFLVDRKKDVIVSGGENIYPVQIEDFLRKYDKIKDVAVIGLPDRRLGEKTAAIIEIKDGMTCTEEEIENFCLELPRYKRPKQIIFHEIPRNATGKIEKPKLREMYGADKLVEKENEA; via the coding sequence ATGCCAGTTACAGAGTACTTAGAGAGAAATGCCAGATTGTACCCGGATGAGGTTGCACTGGTGGAGTTGAATCCGGATGAGCCGGATACGAGAAGAACTTCATGGAAGGAGTTCGAGCTGATACAGCCATCGAGATTTGAGCCGTATCGAAGAGAGATTACATGGAGTGTTTTCGATGAGAAAGCAAACCGGTTTGCGAATATGCTGATAGGAAGAGGCATCAAGAAGGGCGATAAGGTAGCAATTTTGATGTACAATTGTCTGGAATGGCTGCCAATCTATTTTGGTGTTTTGAAGACAGGAGCTATCGCAGTGCCGTTTAATTTCCGGTATGATGCAGAAGAAATTTTATACTGTGCAGAGCTGGCAGAGGTTGACATGATTGTGTTTGGCCCGGCGTTTATCGGACGAATCGAGACAAATGCAGAGCGGCTTTCCAAGGGAAGACTGTTAATCTATGTCGGGGATAATTGTCCGGAATTTGCAGAGAGCTATCATCAGCTTGTGGCAGACTGTTCGAGTCATGCGCCAAATGTGGAAATCACAGACGATGATTTCGGGGCAATTTATTTTTCATCCGGAACGACCGGATTCCCGAAGGCAATTTTACATAAACACCAGAGCTTAACACAAGCAGCACAGATGGAGCAGAAGCATCACGGTACGAGTCGGGATGATACGTTCCTGTGTATCCCGCCACTTTATCATACCGGTGCGAAGTTCCACTGGATGGGAAGTCTGGTGGCAGGCAGCAAGGCAGTACTTTTAAAGGGGACAAAGCCGGAGACGATTCTCTCTGCCGTGTCGAGTGAGCATTGTACGATTGTCTGGCTGCTTGTTCCGTGGGCACAGGATATTTTAGATGCGTTGGATCGCGGTGATCTGAAGTTGGAAGATTATGAGCTTTCACAGTGGAGGCTCATGCATATCGGCGCGCAGCCGGTACCGCCATCACTGATCAAGCGCTGGAAGGAATATTTCCCGCATCACCAGTACGATACGAACTACGGACTTTCCGAGTCGACAGGCCCCGGCTGTGTACATCTGGGTGTGGAAAATATCCATAAGGTCGGAGCGATCGGTGTGCCGGGTTATCGTTGGGAATGTAAGATTGTGGACGAGAACGGTGTGACGGTACCACAGGGTGAAGTCGGAGAACTCTGTGTCAAGGGACCGGGCGTGATGACTTGTTATTACAGAAATGAGGAAGCAACCGCGGAGACAATCAAGGACGGCTGGTTGTTCACCGGAGATATGGCAAGACAGGATGAGGATGGATTTTATTTCCTTGTTGACCGTAAGAAGGATGTTATCGTCAGTGGAGGCGAGAATATCTATCCTGTACAGATTGAAGATTTTTTACGTAAGTATGATAAGATCAAGGATGTGGCAGTGATTGGACTTCCGGATCGCCGGCTGGGTGAGAAGACAGCAGCAATCATTGAGATAAAAGACGGCATGACATGTACCGAGGAAGAAATCGAGAACTTCTGCTTAGAACTTCCGAGATATAAGCGGCCGAAACAGATTATCTTCCACGAGATTCCGCGAAATGCGACCGGTAAGATCGAGAAGCCGAAGCTTCGTGAGATGTACGGTGCAGACAAACTGGTCGAGAAGGAAAATGAGGCATAA
- a CDS encoding FHA domain-containing protein, translated as MENNLIVIENGQLNIYLLDNQVVWEVGRMSKEHTPDIPMHATTISRRHGRFQNMDGIWFYMDENPKNGTIRNQKKLSSGLHGRVKPVMVSPGDVFVFGGGENAVVSPATVWAFFRTRYYDAPWRAMDSRGCSKFLIVDGDTRTKLANPEPGSVVECEHGMVIYMGALTYVIGPLKVMGSKGSTDGTNYYRTN; from the coding sequence ATGGAAAATAATTTAATCGTAATTGAAAATGGACAATTGAATATCTATTTGCTGGACAATCAGGTTGTCTGGGAGGTGGGAAGAATGTCGAAGGAGCATACACCGGATATCCCGATGCATGCAACGACGATCAGCCGCAGACATGGACGGTTCCAGAATATGGATGGTATCTGGTTTTACATGGACGAAAACCCGAAGAATGGTACGATCCGAAATCAGAAGAAACTCTCTTCCGGGCTGCATGGACGTGTCAAGCCGGTGATGGTTTCGCCAGGTGATGTGTTCGTCTTTGGCGGCGGCGAGAATGCAGTCGTAAGTCCGGCGACGGTGTGGGCGTTCTTCCGGACGCGGTACTATGATGCGCCGTGGCGGGCGATGGATTCGCGAGGCTGCAGCAAATTCCTGATCGTGGATGGGGATACCCGGACGAAGTTAGCGAATCCGGAGCCGGGAAGTGTGGTAGAATGTGAACACGGGATGGTGATCTATATGGGTGCGCTTACCTATGTGATCGGACCACTCAAGGTGATGGGAAGTAAAGGGAGTACAGATGGAACCAATTATTACAGAACAAATTGA
- a CDS encoding cob(I)yrinic acid a,c-diamide adenosyltransferase, with amino-acid sequence MIQVYHGDGKGKTTAAVGLAVRAAGNKIPVLFVQFLKDDTSGEIAMLHKLGIETLHATEMYGFVSRMSVEELAKTRTYFADMLAQVVAWVERHEKQRIHTPEENVIKAVVVLDEVLHAVKYRLLDEKKLMEVLEGSHSQVEFILTGRNPSDRLLALADYVTEMKKEKHPYDLRISARKGIEL; translated from the coding sequence ATGATTCAGGTTTATCATGGAGATGGAAAAGGAAAGACAACGGCAGCCGTGGGACTTGCTGTGCGGGCTGCAGGAAATAAGATACCGGTGCTTTTTGTACAATTTTTGAAGGATGATACATCCGGGGAGATTGCAATGCTGCACAAACTTGGCATTGAGACGTTACATGCAACGGAAATGTATGGATTTGTGAGCCGGATGAGTGTGGAAGAACTTGCAAAGACGCGCACATATTTTGCTGATATGCTGGCACAGGTTGTGGCATGGGTTGAACGACATGAAAAACAGCGTATCCACACACCGGAAGAAAATGTTATCAAGGCGGTTGTGGTACTCGATGAGGTTTTACATGCTGTGAAATATCGTCTGCTTGATGAAAAGAAATTGATGGAAGTGCTAGAGGGCAGTCATTCGCAGGTCGAATTTATTCTGACAGGGCGTAATCCGTCGGACAGGCTTCTTGCACTTGCGGATTATGTTACGGAAATGAAGAAGGAAAAGCATCCTTATGATCTGAGAATTTCTGCCAGAAAAGGGATAGAATTATAG